From Ictidomys tridecemlineatus isolate mIctTri1 chromosome 2, mIctTri1.hap1, whole genome shotgun sequence, the proteins below share one genomic window:
- the LOC101970058 gene encoding olfactory receptor 2A1/2A42, whose protein sequence is MEENQTMVTEFILLGFCLGQRIHVLLFGIFSLFYAFTLLGNGAILALSCLDPRLHTPMYFFLSHLATVDIAYACNTVPRMLLNLLDPALPISFGGCMTQTFLFLTFAHTECLLLVMMSYDRYVAICLPLRYSAIMGWSACITLVVTSWVCGSLLALVHVVLILRLPFCGPHEVNHFFCEILSVLKLACADTRLNQLCIFAACVFVLVGPLCCVLVSYTRILLAILRIQSGEGRRKAFSTCSSHLCVVGLFFGSAIVMYMAPQSRHPEEQQKILFLFYSFFNPMLNPLIYSLRNAEVKGALRRALYKEGHSQLL, encoded by the coding sequence ATGGAGGAAAATCAGACAATGGTCACAGAGTTCATCCTCCTGGGATTTTGTCTTGGCCAAAGGATTCATGTACTTCTTTTTGGAATTTTCTCCCTCTTCTACGCCTTCACCCTGCTGGGGAATGGGGCCATCCTGGCTCTCAGCTGCCTGGACCCCAGActtcacacccccatgtacttcttcctctcccaccTGGCCACAGTGGACATCGCCTACGCCTGCAACACAGTGCCCCGGATGCTGCTGAACCTCCTGGACCCCGCCCTGCCCATCTCCTTCGGGGGCTGCATGACCCAGACCTTTCTCTTTTTGACTTTCGCACACACAGAATGTCTCCTCCTGGTGATGATGTCCTATGACAGGTATGTGGCCATCTGCCTCCCCCTCCGGTATTCTGCCATCATGGGCTGGAGCGCCTGCATCACTCTGGTAGTGACTTCCTGGGTATGTGGCTCCCTCCTGGCCCTGGTCCACGTGGTCCTCATCCTGAGGCTGCCCTTCTGTGGGCCTCACGAGGTCAACCACTTCttctgtgagatcctgtctgtcCTCAAGCTGGCCTGTGCCGACACCAGGCTCAACCAACTCTGCATCTTTGCAGCCTGCGTGTTCGTCCTGGTGGGGCCCCTGTGCTGCGTGCTGGTGTCCTACACGCGCATCCTGCTGGCCATCCTGAGGATCCAGTCAGGGGAGGGCCGcagaaaggccttctccacctgctcctcccacctctgtGTGGTGGGGCTCTTCTTTGGCAGTGCCATCGTCATGTACATGGCCCCCCAGTCCCGCCACCCTGAGGAGCAGCAGAAGATCCTTTTCCTATTTTACAGTTTTTTCAACCCCATGCTGAACCCCCtgatctacagcctgaggaacgcAGAGGTCAAGGGTGCCCTGCGGAGGGCTCTGTACAAAGAAGGTCATTCCCAGCTGCTCTGA